One window of Phycisphaeraceae bacterium genomic DNA carries:
- a CDS encoding bifunctional riboflavin kinase/FMN adenylyltransferase, producing MSKAVVTIGNFDGVHAGHRALIARAREIAVSAGGGGGGGARVIAMAFDPHPTSRLRPESAPARITRFDRRVELLREAGADEVVRLEPTDELLAMTPDEFLAKLMRDVRPVAVVEGPDFNYGKGRAGSIETLIDEGKRMGFGVEAVHPVEVALSDLSIVRASSTLVRHLVAQGRVRDAMLVLGRAHEIAGVVTKGDQRGRTIGFPTANIVQDAEQAVVIPAQGVYAAWARMPDGRKLAAAVNIGARPTFDAMEPRIEAHLVDVETGKPAAGIPEYGWRLAIEIVGWVRDTVRFSGIDALKAQLERDREAALRLLDCGFDAPAADGLVTLKPAAPVAVRATRTMAQ from the coding sequence ATGTCGAAAGCGGTTGTGACGATCGGAAACTTTGATGGGGTGCACGCGGGGCATCGCGCGCTGATTGCGCGGGCGAGGGAGATTGCTGTTAGTGCGGGCGGGGGTGGGGGTGGGGGTGCGCGCGTGATCGCGATGGCGTTTGATCCGCACCCGACGAGCAGGTTGAGGCCTGAATCGGCGCCGGCGCGGATCACGCGGTTTGACCGGCGGGTGGAGTTGCTGCGCGAGGCGGGCGCGGATGAGGTTGTGAGGCTGGAGCCGACGGATGAGCTGCTCGCGATGACGCCGGATGAGTTTCTTGCGAAGTTGATGCGCGATGTGCGGCCGGTTGCGGTGGTGGAAGGGCCGGATTTCAATTACGGGAAGGGGCGCGCGGGGTCGATCGAGACGCTGATTGATGAAGGGAAGCGGATGGGGTTCGGCGTCGAGGCCGTGCACCCGGTGGAAGTTGCACTTTCGGATTTGTCGATCGTGCGTGCGAGCAGCACGCTGGTGCGGCATCTGGTTGCGCAGGGGCGCGTGCGCGATGCGATGCTGGTGCTGGGGCGCGCGCACGAGATTGCGGGGGTCGTGACGAAGGGTGATCAGCGCGGCAGGACGATCGGATTCCCGACGGCGAATATCGTGCAGGATGCGGAGCAGGCGGTGGTGATTCCGGCGCAGGGGGTTTATGCGGCGTGGGCGCGGATGCCGGATGGGAGGAAGTTGGCCGCGGCGGTGAATATCGGGGCGCGGCCGACGTTTGATGCGATGGAGCCGCGGATCGAGGCGCATCTTGTGGATGTCGAGACGGGGAAGCCGGCGGCGGGGATTCCGGAATATGGATGGCGGCTCGCGATCGAGATTGTCGGCTGGGTGCGCGATACGGTTCGGTTCTCGGGGATTGATGCGCTCAAGGCGCAACTCGAGCGCGATCGGGAAGCGGCGCTGCGGCTGCTTGATTGCGGATTTGATGCGCCGGCGGCCGATGGATTGGTAACTTTAAAACCTGCCGCGCCTGTCGCGGTTCGTGCGACAAGGACGATGGCACAATGA
- a CDS encoding MBL fold metallo-hydrolase, with product MRLSRAHRAKIEFWSKALRSGMRRYARQLADLSPFHDHTPSPADFASAWAIECDRAGDDIVACWLGHCTVLLRLGRLNILTDPVFSRRIGVKIGKRTVGLNRIGDPPLQTKHLPPIDIILISHPHFDHLDKPTLQRLRSPSTIVVTAKASRRLIPKGFADVLELGWHQNAILESLKIETIKPRHWGARTAWDRHRGYNSYVLTDGPQRVLFAGDTALTEAYSALKGIDLAIFGIGSYEPWEHAHATPEQVWSMFTKFDGKRLLPVHHSTFELGEEPPGEPMQRLHAAASSHHRRILDAHIGKIVRVSAL from the coding sequence ATGCGTTTGAGCCGGGCACACCGGGCAAAGATCGAATTCTGGAGCAAGGCTCTCCGCAGCGGCATGCGCCGCTACGCCCGCCAACTCGCCGACCTCAGCCCCTTCCACGATCACACCCCGAGCCCCGCCGACTTCGCATCCGCTTGGGCCATCGAATGCGACCGCGCCGGCGACGATATCGTCGCCTGCTGGCTCGGTCACTGCACCGTCCTCCTCCGACTCGGTCGCCTCAACATCCTCACCGACCCCGTCTTCTCTCGTCGCATCGGCGTGAAAATCGGCAAGCGCACCGTCGGGCTCAACCGCATCGGCGATCCGCCCCTTCAAACCAAGCACCTGCCGCCGATCGACATCATCCTCATCAGCCATCCTCACTTCGATCATCTGGATAAGCCCACGCTCCAGCGCCTCCGCTCACCCTCCACCATCGTCGTCACCGCCAAGGCCTCGCGCCGCCTTATCCCCAAAGGCTTTGCCGATGTGCTCGAACTCGGCTGGCATCAGAACGCCATCCTCGAATCTCTCAAAATCGAAACGATCAAGCCCCGCCACTGGGGCGCGCGCACCGCCTGGGATCGCCACCGCGGCTACAACAGCTACGTCCTCACCGACGGCCCGCAACGTGTCCTCTTCGCCGGCGACACCGCGCTCACCGAGGCCTACTCCGCGCTCAAGGGCATCGACCTCGCGATCTTCGGCATCGGCAGTTACGAACCCTGGGAACATGCGCACGCCACGCCCGAGCAGGTTTGGAGCATGTTCACCAAGTTCGATGGCAAACGCCTCCTCCCCGTTCATCACTCCACATTCGAACTGGGCGAAGAGCCCCCCGGCGAACCGATGCAGCGCCTCCATGCCGCGGCATCCTCTCACCACCGCCGCATCCTCGACGCCCACATCGGAAAAATCGTCCGCGTCAGCGCGCTGTAA